A single Cottoperca gobio chromosome 5, fCotGob3.1, whole genome shotgun sequence DNA region contains:
- the LOC115008339 gene encoding RNA-binding protein 38-like has translation MLLHQFMNGALEVMHPTTLQKDTTFTKIFVGGLPYHTNDASLRKYFEAFGDIDEAVVITDRQTGKSRGYGFVTMAERGAAERACKDPNPIIDGRKANVNLAYLGAKPRSIQTGISIGVQPIHPALMQRQYGLAQPYIYPQAYVQPNLVLPSQVSSSVSSSPYMDYSAAYTQYAQAAFEQQYPYAASPASFLGYSYATSPTASAGSAAATAAPVTVHPTLSSAAGPGQAFLHYAPQQHIQPDRMQ, from the exons ATGCTTCTGCATCAGTTCATGAACGGAGCCCTGGAAGTCATGCATCCCACAACGCTTCAGAAAGACACTACTTTTACCAAAATCTTTGTCGGCGGACTGCCATACCACACGAACGATGCCTCACTGAGAAAATACTTCGAGGCCTTTGGGGACATTGACGAGGCTGTTGtgataacagacagacagaccggtAAATCCAGAGGATACGGCTTT GTGACGATGGCAGAAcgaggagcagcagagagagccTGCAAGGATCCCAACCCGATAATCGATGGCAGGAAGGCCAATGTGAACCTGGCTTACCTTGGTGCCAAACCCCGCAGCATACAGACAG GCATATCCATCGGAGTGCAGCCCATTCACCCAGCACTCATGCAGAGGCAGTATGG GTTGGCCCAGCCATACATCTACCCACAAGCCTACGTGCAGCCCAACCTGGTGCTGCCCTCTCAGGTttcctcctccgtcagcagcaGCCCCTACATGGACTACAGCGCAGCCTACACCCAGTACGCCCAGGCAGCCTTTGAGCAGCAGTACCCGTACGCCGCCTCCCCAGCCAGCTTCCTGGGCTACAGCTACGCCACAAGCCCCACAGCCAGCGCCGGGTCGGCCGCTGCCACAGCAGCACCGGTCACCGTCCACCCCACCCTCTCCTCCGCTGCCGGTCCAGGCCAGGCGTTCCTGCACTATGCCCCGCAGCAGCACATCCAGCCGGACCGCATGCAGTGA
- the rae1 gene encoding mRNA export factor isoform X2 — protein sequence MSLFGTTSGFGAGGTGVFGNATTDSHNPMKDVEVTSPPDDSISCLAFSPPTMPGNFLIGGSWANDVRCWEVQDNGQTVPKAQQMHTGPVLDVCWSDDGSKVFTASCDKTAKMWDLNSNQAMQIAQHDGPIKAIHWIKAPNYSCIMTGSWDKTLKFWDTRSPNPMMSLQMPERCYCADVVYPMAVVATADRGLIVYQLENQPSEFRRIDSPLKHQHRCVAIFKDKQNKPTGFALGSIEGRVAIHYINPPNPAKDNFTFKCHRSNGTNTTTPQDIYAVNAISFHPVHGTLATVGSDGRFSFWDKDARTKLKTSEQLDQPITACCFNSNGNIFAYASSYDWSKGHEYYNPQKKNYIFLRNAAEELKPRNKK from the exons ATGAGTTTATTTGGGACAACCTCCGGGTTTGGAGCAGGAGGGACCGGTGTCTTCGGCAATGCAACAACAGACAGCCATAATCCTATGAAG GATGTTGAAGTGACTTCACCTCCAGATGACAGCATCAGCTGCCTGGCTTTCAGTCCCCCCACCATGCCAGGGAACTTCCTCATTGGAGGATCCTGGGCCAACGAT GTCCGGTGCTGGGAGGTTCAGGACAATGGACAGACTGTCCCCAAAGCCCAACAGATGCACACAGGTCCAGTGCTGGATGTATGCTGGAGCGAC GATGGGAGTAAAGTCTTCACGGCTTCTTGTGACAAAACTGCCAAGATGTGGGATCTTAACAGCAATCAAGCAATGCAGATTGCACAG CATGACGGCCCGATCAAAGCAATCCACTGGATAAAAGCCCCAAACTACAGCTGCATCATGACTGGCAGCTGGGACAAAACACTTAAG TTCTGGGACACCCGCTCTCCCAATCCCATGATGTCTCTGCAGATGCCAGAGAGATGCTACTGTGCAGATGTT GTGTACCCCATGGCGGTGGTTGCCACAGCAGATAGAGGCCTGATAGTGTACCAACTGGAGAACCAGCCCTCTGAGTTTCGCAGAATAGACTCTCCTCTCAAACATCAG CATCGCTGTGTGGCCATATTCAAGGACAAGCAGAACAAGCCCACAGGCTTTGCACTGGGAAGCATTGAGGGCCGAGTGGCCATCCACTACATCAACCCTCCAAACCC AGCCAAAGATAACTTCACCTTTAAGTGCCACAGGTCGAATGGAACCAACACAACCACTCCACAAGACATCTATGCT GTCAATGCCATCTCCTTCCATCCTGTCCACGGCACACTGGCTACTGTGGGCTCAGACGGGCGCTTCAGCTTCTGGGACAAAGACGCCCGCACCAAGTTGAAGACCTCAGAGCAGCTCGACCAGCCGATTACGGCTTGCTGCTTCAACAGCAATGGCAACATCTTTGCATATGCTTCCAGTTACGACTGGTCGAAG GGACATGAGTACTACAACCCCCAGAAAAAGAACTACATCTTCTTGAGGAACGCCGCCGAGGAGCTGAAGCCTCGGAACAAGAAATG A
- the rae1 gene encoding mRNA export factor isoform X1, translating to MSLFGTTSGFGAGGTGVFGNATTDSHNPMKDVEVTSPPDDSISCLAFSPPTMPGNFLIGGSWANDVRCWEVQDNGQTVPKAQQMHTGPVLDVCWSDDGSKVFTASCDKTAKMWDLNSNQAMQIAQHDGPIKAIHWIKAPNYSCIMTGSWDKTLKFWDTRSPNPMMSLQMPERCYCADVVYPMAVVATADRGLIVYQLENQPSEFRRIDSPLKHQHRCVAIFKDKQNKPTGFALGSIEGRVAIHYINPPNPAKDNFTFKCHRSNGTNTTTPQDIYAVNAISFHPVHGTLATVGSDGRFSFWDKDARTKLKTSEQLDQPITACCFNSNGNIFAYASSYDWSKGHEYYNPQKKNYIFLRNAAEELKPRNKKW from the exons ATGAGTTTATTTGGGACAACCTCCGGGTTTGGAGCAGGAGGGACCGGTGTCTTCGGCAATGCAACAACAGACAGCCATAATCCTATGAAG GATGTTGAAGTGACTTCACCTCCAGATGACAGCATCAGCTGCCTGGCTTTCAGTCCCCCCACCATGCCAGGGAACTTCCTCATTGGAGGATCCTGGGCCAACGAT GTCCGGTGCTGGGAGGTTCAGGACAATGGACAGACTGTCCCCAAAGCCCAACAGATGCACACAGGTCCAGTGCTGGATGTATGCTGGAGCGAC GATGGGAGTAAAGTCTTCACGGCTTCTTGTGACAAAACTGCCAAGATGTGGGATCTTAACAGCAATCAAGCAATGCAGATTGCACAG CATGACGGCCCGATCAAAGCAATCCACTGGATAAAAGCCCCAAACTACAGCTGCATCATGACTGGCAGCTGGGACAAAACACTTAAG TTCTGGGACACCCGCTCTCCCAATCCCATGATGTCTCTGCAGATGCCAGAGAGATGCTACTGTGCAGATGTT GTGTACCCCATGGCGGTGGTTGCCACAGCAGATAGAGGCCTGATAGTGTACCAACTGGAGAACCAGCCCTCTGAGTTTCGCAGAATAGACTCTCCTCTCAAACATCAG CATCGCTGTGTGGCCATATTCAAGGACAAGCAGAACAAGCCCACAGGCTTTGCACTGGGAAGCATTGAGGGCCGAGTGGCCATCCACTACATCAACCCTCCAAACCC AGCCAAAGATAACTTCACCTTTAAGTGCCACAGGTCGAATGGAACCAACACAACCACTCCACAAGACATCTATGCT GTCAATGCCATCTCCTTCCATCCTGTCCACGGCACACTGGCTACTGTGGGCTCAGACGGGCGCTTCAGCTTCTGGGACAAAGACGCCCGCACCAAGTTGAAGACCTCAGAGCAGCTCGACCAGCCGATTACGGCTTGCTGCTTCAACAGCAATGGCAACATCTTTGCATATGCTTCCAGTTACGACTGGTCGAAG GGACATGAGTACTACAACCCCCAGAAAAAGAACTACATCTTCTTGAGGAACGCCGCCGAGGAGCTGAAGCCTCGGAACAAGAAATGGTGA